Genomic DNA from Salvia miltiorrhiza cultivar Shanhuang (shh) chromosome 1, IMPLAD_Smil_shh, whole genome shotgun sequence:
GTTTTGGGTTATTCATCGTGATAACCGTGGACAGCAATCGGAGGGTGATAAAAATTTGGTAAGCCAATAGCCGATGAACTGGTAGTGTGAATAATCCGCATGGATCGACATCCTTATTGATCTTCAAGGGAATCGAGTAAAATTAGGGATTCGATGAACTTTCCTAAATTACGATATAATGAAGTTTACAATCCTATCCTTTGCCATTATAAATCTTACATTTCCGCCTTCATTGcataaatcaaattgaatataATGGTGAGATGATACCCGTCAGATTTGATTCAAGGAATGGCCAAgatctcttcttctttctttgtcTAAAGGGCTTTTCTTTATTGAGtgcaaccatatatatatatatatatatatatatatatatatatatggttaggttcaatgaaaaaggcctaaatgtaagaaagaagagagaagtaatctcatccgttgatcttgtCTAATCTAAcagacatgatttgttcacgccatgttcaacatattttttcgttgaacattcgtgaacatatacaatatttttgggagttctgggtttcgacccccacatgttcaacgaaaaaatccgttgaacatgacgtgaacaaatcatgtccgttagattagataagatcaacggatgagattacttctctcttctttcttacatttaggccttcttcattgaaccttggcctatatatatatatatatatatatatatatatatatatatatatatatatatatatattgatgtcCTGTTTTTTCAATTCTGGTCGAACTTATTGAGTTCTATTTTTTCAATTCTGGTTCTAAAATTTTGTCCTGTTTTTATCATGGCTTGGCTGAAATTTGGGGTGATTCATGTTCCTATTTCTATCATGCACTAGGCTGAACTATTCATGCTTGAACTATTCTATCTGTGTTTGAACTATTcatgtttgtgtttgtgttcaTATTTCTATCATGCAAGGTTATTGGATTCTGTGTTATTGGATTCTGTTTGTATATGTAATCATTCATGTTTGTGTTTGAACTATTATATTCGATGCTGAAAATCTGAGCGAAAGATAGGGTCATTACCAGTTTGAAGATACTTAGTTTATGCTGAAAATCTGAGCGAAAGATAGGGCCATTCAACATTGAAAattttcttcatcatcatcatcatctttatatttgatttggacttatattttataaagtaaAGTGAATCCCCATATTATCACTAATCCAtcgattattttttcttacaattGGTTTCTGTTCATTAGAATGGTCGGCGTCCACGCAACAATGAAAGAACTGCACAAGGCCTCCAAGCATAGATTCTTTAACCGCAAATGGAACGGACGAATGGGAATATTAGAGAATCTTGATCGTATCCGTTTTTTATGGCTTAGGACCATGGAATACGGACGACAGGTTAGTGATATTGAGGCTGCACTTAAAGTTGTTGATTCCGTTCCGCAAGATCTCTACTACACTGTCGCCGAGATATATAATCAAATGATCGTTAAAAGACCGGGGCGCATTGACAAAATTAACTTTGAGCGTTTCAAGATCGCCTTGGAGGACAAATTTAGAGCTCTATAGCTGGGTGTCCAAGTTATCGACGAAAACTACGAACCAATTGAGATAAGTGATTCGGAGGAGGATCCATCCGAAGATGAGGCGGAATTGACGGACGAGTGTGAAGATTAGTTagtttttatgaaatattaCAATTCCCGTTCGtgtgttttatttaaataagtgCAGTATGGTTTCATGCATAGTTGATTTAATAAAACTTAAGAATTTGCAGTTCAAATTCGAGTTTCTGAAGTTCTTCTGAAAATCCAATGGTTGTTAATATCGAAATGAATTAAACAACAAGTATGTAATAAAACAAATATTTGAAACTATGATTTATAGTTGAACATTGAGCTGATCGTAGTGAAACACCTCTGAGATTGAGAAACGTTGCTGCTGagattgagaaaaaaatattcTTTATAATATAGGAAAAATAGACTTGCCATTCGGAAATGCAGCTGTGATTAGCGTGTGATGCGTATGgatttttttaacaaaatagaataaatatataaGCAGGTTATTAGACAAAATTGAATAATATCTAAGCAGGTTTTGTTTGATTCCATTGGTTGAACTTTGTGTTTTGTTTGTTGGGTCTTCAATTTTATAATATGATtgacattttaaaaataattacaaatataaGAGTTTAAGAATATAATTTTCACTTGACGTTTTCAAccacaaaaatttattttcgaaaCTCTGAAAAAAACTTGTGTGCTGACTATTTTCAAACTTAACCATAACAAGTTCTGtttgttttataattatatttctaAAAAACAATCCATttaactttatattttatcccAGCAATGAAATCACTATATGTATCACGTGAATCAATTACTTGAATTATTATACAATGTGTGCACGCACGAGTATTTATAGAGGAATGCAAGCTAAGGATAAGAAAGTAATTTCGCTCCCCGAACACGCTCCTCGCATGGAcgggggcaaaatagtaaactCATATCTAAGAACATGCACTCCGCGTGGTCAGGGGCAAAAAGGTAGATTCACTCTGGCAAGGACctttcctctggcgagtgtgattcctctggcgagtatgattcctctgacgagtgtgattcctcttgcgagtatgattcctctggcgagtctgattcctctgacgagtgtgattcctctggcgagtatgattcctctggcgagtgtgattcctctgacgagtgtgattcctctggcgagtgtgatttctctggcgaaagctatctcgctgctccccgtgattcccctggtaaagtcattcctctgtttcgcatatattactcctcatcagaaaCGCAGCTGTGATTTCCAGCCGCCAATAACAGGGAGTGCATATTAGGAGTGCATATAAACAAGCATATAAATTAGGAATCAAGTGCCTAATTTTATATACAATAAAGCAAATTAGGAAAAAAACCATGAAAAGATGCTTGcaagggatttttttttttccagctGCTAATGTTCCAAAATTTACTCATGTTGATTATCTTAACTTTTAAAAAGCTAATAATCAGCCTCCAATTTGGCTACTGCCCATCATAcatttttttcaactataaatAATGGCTTGAACACTCTACCTTTTATCTCCAATCAAATTACATACATTCGGATCAATATTAATTTCTATTTCATCTTCGTTCATCAAATTATGAATTTTGAGGTATGTACTTCATTGTGTAGTGAATATCTCTCTGTGCTAAATGTTTTATCAATTGCAACTCGAATTTCATCTCATAATGATAGTACTAAgttatatttatctttttattctttgtgtatactttaaatataataaattgtgTGAATGGATACTTGTGaagttaatatatatttataaatttctgACTGTAGATGGATTCACCTACTAACAACCtataaattaaagaattgtCATTTAAGCTTTATTAGAATCTCAACTTTATAACTTTctcattttatttctttgtcTTTTAtgcttattttttctttttaattttcccACCTCAAGCGTGTATTgtctttttttatatttatgtattttttattcataaatcTTAGAAGGATTAAAATACTTATATGTTCTTAAATAAAGACTCGACACATGAtattaaattcaataaatataatGTACAGTTACTTTCAAACTTAATATCTTGCTTTTTGTTAAGTATTGGAAATTCTTAAATTATTTGTTAACTAATCCAAGTAGTTGTTGAacctttgatttattttaattatataatatggatatcattattttttatgagcTATAGTAAAAATCTAAATGAATGGGATATTAAATAGTGAAGATTACaattttatatttgaaaaataatcacAATTAGAGTTTTAACTTAATAATCACAATTTCACATCCatacaaatattataattaaattattaatatagatatatgatttttataaaatttaattgcttgagcaaattttaaataattttcttcATATTCAAATCTCATCAACGTCACCTATATAGGATTTCTCATTCGAACTCGAATTTAATCTCATCATGATactactaaaatatatttatctgaTTATTCTTTGTGTATACTTTAAATCTAATAAACTGTGTGAATGGATACTTGTGAAGTtaatatgtatttataaatttccTATTGTAGATGTATTCACCTACTAACAAGCGACAAAGAATTGCAAATTTCTACAATACTGAAATAACCACAGGTACATCTTAATtcgtaatttaaattaaatgctCATATCATTGATAAGCAAGTGACACAAAGTTCATGTGTTTTACAATCAGTGAGTCCAAGCATTGGAGCTTATGATCTAAATATGGCCATGTTTCATGCAAACAATTGTAAGCATCTATTcacactattaacccttaagCACACCGTAGTTTTTGGTTTATATTTATGAAAGTTGCAAGAATAACTGCTTGGATTTTAAATTATGCTTTTACAATATCAAAACTTATGTCACAGTTGCAAGAATAAATGCTTGGATTTCTCGACAAAGGAGACGTGCTATCATGGCAAATAGAGCTTACAGAGATGTGATTTGGAAATGCCCATATATAGGTAAAGTTAATAATATATTTcgaatattattatttaaactatatataatattttcaatgtaattcttattaattattaatttttttattcagaCTACAATTACTTATCCTATACTGCGAGACAGATAAGGCGTATAATCATGTCTAGAAAGAGAAATACACCCTTACGAAATGCCATCGTTTTGAAAGTTGTTGggtccgggggggtctcgaataggtgtatgggggggggggaatacacctataggctatttttgtcttctatctacaaacctcaatcagagggatctcagtcagagatagaaacgaaactatacacgcaaacaagacacctgtttaaccgaaataagtgttgaccaacagggttgacgactgatactgaacgctcttcagtaaagagttatcagttaagtcactggaacttaactgatccacgtaagggcttcagtcgtgtttgcagagatgaagatgatatctctcttccttactatcagaggatagtgagttagattgatatcatacgcaacggaaattaaacttagtttcgaatagcctcggtggagcagatagttggattaaggtttctcttttcagttagtcagcattcagttttatcaattgaaataacacagatatgaatgtaaaactgaaagctgtaaataacacagagacttttacgtggttcggaaaaactctttcctacatccacgtctggttgatcagaccaacaatccactccgcaagtgcttcccgggtgcactgcaaaccgtgaactgaagatagctctctcttcagcacctacacacctcgcgtagggtttccctacctacacacctcgcgcaggatttcagcacctacccagctcgcgcaggatttccttgctaagcacacctcgtgctcagacttccctatcagagttcagaacaccttctgaaactccgagtcactcaaacactcttatgggggagaggtttaaacgagtgccaactatacttacaaagaacaagttctttgaagcaagtttgacctttggcttctgggtacacagaatatatgcctagggtctaagagaatgtatgtaatcagcagtgactgatttaggctttggaattctcttcttcaattcaagctttgggcggtttaagctttaggctgagtagctatttcggcagagcttcagcttatgtcgttgaatcggtgaagattgaagtgatcctcgagcgctatttgtaggagaactcttgaatagatccgttggcgtaaatcgacttcaagatttcttccgttggagagcaattcgaatttgggctgaggcttcaatcttcgaggttccttgtctgtgtggaaacggctctctttgatggataggagatgtgacatctctgaaaagtaaccaccagataggaatgacctctgcagagataagatattgagatctctgcatttaatgcggctgtacttgagcgtacgtggcttcctctgaacgttggaagatcagtcctaggaggaatgttcaactgatacttgactttagtatcagtccatggcgcgcattaaataatcagtcttcaactgattcttcaactgatacttcagttggtaactgcagtcttcagtcttcagtcttcagtctttgacaccgcaactaaactagaaacgaactctaacacttgagttcaaaaacgattctagtctattacaattaagtcctatgaattttggtatcatcaaaacaagggttaggatattccacaaggttcccaacaaaagtTAACACGggtatatattcatatattattCAATAGATCTTTTATAAGCTTCATGTATATAAATCACAACTTTTTTGttctaaaattttataaatcaaTATGTAATTTCAAATCTATGCTTGTAGTCAAGAACAAAAGGGATGCGTATACAGCCCGAGCTAAGAGACAATTGTTACGGAAAAAAATCACTCTCAACAAAAAACAGGTACACTTTCATCTCTTTTGTATTTATCATATATAGTTTGACAAGTTGTTCCAATTTTAACTATATCACTATTCATAACAATGTTTAGATTTTAAGAATTATAGAAATTAATGTGACTATTATTATGATTCATATTTAAACACAATATTTTGATATTGGTGATCCCATCTATAAGTGCGGGTATTGCAATGCACAAATGTGGATTGAAGAAAATGTAGAACGTTCCAAGTCGTCCAACCCAATATTCTCACTATGTTGCAAGAAGGGTAAAGTCGTTCTTCCACCATTGCAAAAATCGCCTCAGCTGTTGAGCGACCTTCTGGAAAATAGGCACGAAAAGAGCAAGAAATTTATCGAGGATATTCGTGCTTATAATATGATGTTCTCATTCACCTCGATGGGTGGAAAATTGGATTATTCCATAAATCAAGGTGTCGGACCTTATACGTTTCGGTTGAGAGGTCAGAATCTGCATCGCATTGGGAGTTTATTACCAGTTGAAGGATCCACTCCAAAATTCTCACAACTCTATATTTTCGAACCAGATGAAGAAATACAACATCGAAAAAAATGCTGTGAGGTTAGTCTAATGCAAAACTTAATCgttataaatatgatttttttttcattttaagatataaatacaatatattttttaaaattattgtatGATTTTACAGCAAAGGAAAATCCAATGACTTCGATGATTCTATTGTGAATGACCTGAAACAAATGATCGACGAGAGCAGTCCATATGCAAAGATTTATAGAATGGC
This window encodes:
- the LOC131017548 gene encoding uncharacterized protein LOC131017548, encoding MDAPHTTDPWFKAILLQVGFRNCREKEKLQVILRPWSKNRMVGVHATMKELHKASKHRFFNRKWNGRMGILENLDRIRFLWLRTMEYGRQVSDIEAALKVVDSVPQDLYYTVAEIYNQMIVKRPGRIDKINFERFKIALEDKFRAL